The Paraburkholderia sp. SOS3 genome includes a region encoding these proteins:
- a CDS encoding enoyl-CoA hydratase, with protein MAYENIVVETRGRVGLITLNRPKALNALSDALIDELGEALHAFDADDGIGAMIITGSEKAFAAGADIAMMSKYSYMDVYKSDYITRNWEAVRQIRKPIIAAVAGFALGGGCELAMLCDIIIAADTAKFGQPEIKLGIMPGAGGTQRLPRAVSKAKAMDMCLTARFMDADEAERAGLVSRVVPAASLLDEAIGAAATIAEFPLPAVMMVKESVNSAYETTLAEGARFERRLFHSLFATDDQKEGMAAFLEKRKPAFRHR; from the coding sequence ATGGCATACGAAAACATCGTGGTCGAAACGAGAGGCCGGGTCGGTCTCATCACGCTGAATCGACCGAAGGCGCTCAATGCGCTAAGCGACGCGCTAATCGATGAGCTGGGCGAAGCCCTGCACGCGTTCGACGCGGACGACGGCATCGGGGCGATGATCATCACCGGCAGCGAGAAGGCATTCGCTGCAGGTGCCGACATCGCGATGATGTCGAAGTACTCCTATATGGATGTGTACAAAAGCGACTACATCACGCGTAACTGGGAGGCGGTGCGGCAGATCCGCAAGCCGATCATTGCCGCGGTGGCGGGCTTCGCGTTGGGCGGCGGCTGCGAACTGGCGATGCTGTGCGACATCATCATCGCGGCGGATACTGCGAAGTTCGGTCAACCCGAAATCAAGCTCGGCATCATGCCTGGCGCGGGAGGCACGCAACGATTGCCGCGTGCCGTTTCCAAGGCGAAGGCGATGGACATGTGTCTGACCGCCCGCTTCATGGATGCGGACGAGGCCGAGCGTGCCGGATTGGTGTCGCGGGTCGTACCGGCGGCGTCGTTGCTCGACGAGGCGATTGGAGCGGCCGCGACCATTGCGGAATTTCCTTTGCCGGCGGTGATGATGGTGAAGGAGTCCGTCAACAGCGCGTATGAAACGACGCTTGCCGAAGGCGCGCGATTCGAGCGTCGTCTGTTCCATTCGCTGTTCGCAACTGACGATCAGAAGGAGGGAATGGCGGCGTTCCTCGAGAAGCGCAAACCGGCATTCAGGCATCGATAG
- a CDS encoding M20 aminoacylase family protein, with amino-acid sequence MKLIPEIQSAHGEIQSLRRTIHANPELRYEETHTSDLVAKTLSGWGIEVHRGLGKTGVVGVLKRGNGTRSIGLRADMDALPILEVNTFDHRSRNDGKMHACGHDGHTAMLLGAARYLAKHGDFDGTIVFIFQPAEEGGAGAKAMIDDGLFTRFPVDAVFGIHNWPGLGAGHFGVTEGPIMASSNEFRIEVKGIGAHAALPHNGRDPVFTAVQIANGLQGIITRNKKPIETGVLSITQIHAGDAVNVVPNEAWLAGTVRTFTTQTLDMIESRMQKIVESIAEAYECSAKLTFRRNYPPTVNTREETRFAAMVMKEIVGAENVVDPIEPTMTAEDFSFMLEAKPGCYAFLGNGDGEHREMGHGDGPCMLHNASYDFNDELLPVGSTYWVRLAQRFLARETDALLV; translated from the coding sequence ATGAAACTTATCCCTGAAATCCAGTCCGCGCATGGCGAAATCCAGTCCCTTCGACGAACGATTCATGCCAATCCCGAACTGCGCTATGAAGAAACCCATACCTCCGATCTCGTAGCGAAGACGTTGTCGGGTTGGGGAATCGAAGTCCATCGTGGCCTCGGCAAAACCGGGGTCGTGGGCGTATTGAAGCGCGGCAATGGCACGCGCTCCATTGGCTTGCGCGCCGATATGGACGCGTTGCCGATTCTCGAAGTCAATACATTCGATCACCGCTCCCGCAACGACGGAAAAATGCACGCCTGTGGACATGACGGGCACACGGCGATGCTGCTCGGCGCGGCGCGATACCTCGCAAAGCATGGCGACTTCGACGGCACGATCGTGTTTATCTTTCAGCCGGCCGAAGAAGGCGGCGCAGGCGCGAAGGCGATGATCGACGACGGGCTCTTCACGCGATTTCCTGTCGATGCGGTGTTTGGCATCCACAACTGGCCGGGTTTGGGCGCCGGACACTTCGGCGTGACTGAGGGGCCGATCATGGCGTCGAGCAACGAATTCCGGATCGAGGTGAAGGGGATCGGAGCGCACGCGGCTTTGCCGCATAACGGACGCGACCCGGTCTTCACGGCGGTGCAAATTGCGAATGGCCTGCAGGGCATCATCACGCGCAACAAGAAGCCGATCGAGACCGGGGTTCTGTCGATCACCCAGATTCATGCGGGTGATGCGGTCAACGTGGTGCCGAACGAAGCGTGGCTCGCCGGGACCGTGCGCACATTCACGACGCAAACGCTGGATATGATCGAGTCGCGGATGCAGAAGATCGTCGAGAGCATTGCCGAAGCGTATGAGTGTTCGGCCAAGCTGACGTTTCGGCGCAATTATCCGCCAACGGTCAATACGCGCGAAGAGACCCGGTTTGCGGCAATGGTGATGAAGGAAATCGTCGGGGCAGAAAACGTCGTCGATCCGATCGAGCCGACGATGACCGCTGAAGACTTCTCGTTCATGCTGGAAGCGAAGCCGGGATGCTACGCGTTCCTCGGCAATGGCGATGGCGAACATCGCGAGATGGGCCACGGCGATGGGCCGTGCATGCTGCACAACGCGAGCTATGACTTCAACGACGAGCTGCTGCCGGTGGGGTCGACGTATTGGGTGCGGTTGGCGCAGCGGTTTCTGGCGCGTGAAACTGATGCTTTGTTAGTTTGA
- a CDS encoding molybdopterin-containing oxidoreductase family protein: MNAPAEFARAVCPHDCPDTCAMRVTVESGRAIKVTGDPDHPPTQGVLCTKVSRYADRVHHASRLTTPMKRVGKKGEGRFEPITWDEAFALAAAKLSDIAARAPEAIVPYSYAGTMGLVQGDSIAQRFFHKLGASQLDRTICASAGSAGLKYTYGAGLGMLTEFFSESELILIWGSNPIASNLHFWTRAQEAKRNGARLIAIDPYRSLTAEKCHQHIALKPGTDGALALGMMHVLITEDRLDHAYIADHTLGFEQLKARALTYTPERVAQICGLEKTGIVELARAYGNTRKAAIRLNYGVQRVRGGGNAVRAIACLPSLTGAWRERAGGALLSSSGWAPVDSFALARPDLMPGWPSAPSRVINMSAIGDALLHPGDGGSTGDTSQTSQTHGIAPFGAKVEAIVVYNSNPVAVAPDSERVAAGFAREDLFTIVLEHFQTDTADYADLLLPATTQLEHLDVHKSYGHTHVMANLPAIAPVGDAKPNTEIFRGIARAMGLTEPALFETDEEVAAAAFHWNDDALAGVDWPTLKRAGWAKLQVPDAPFAAGGFRTPSGKCEFYSERLAQQGLDPLPDYLPPYESAENAPDLASRFPLAMISPPARNFLNSTFVNVESLRSTEGEPHLDIHPADARRRGIDEGARVRIFNDRGSMQARARVTDKAREGLVVGLSIWWKKLAPDGRNANQVTSQALTDLGGSATFYDCLVEVERA; encoded by the coding sequence ATGAACGCTCCTGCCGAATTCGCCCGCGCGGTCTGCCCGCACGATTGCCCGGATACCTGCGCCATGCGCGTGACCGTCGAAAGCGGACGTGCGATCAAGGTAACCGGAGATCCCGACCATCCGCCGACGCAGGGCGTGCTGTGCACCAAGGTCAGCCGCTATGCGGACCGCGTCCACCATGCGAGCCGCCTGACCACGCCGATGAAGCGGGTCGGCAAAAAGGGCGAAGGGCGCTTCGAGCCGATCACATGGGACGAAGCATTTGCGCTGGCAGCCGCGAAGCTGTCCGACATTGCGGCGCGCGCACCGGAGGCGATCGTTCCGTACAGCTATGCGGGCACGATGGGCCTCGTGCAGGGCGACAGCATTGCGCAACGGTTCTTCCACAAGCTCGGCGCGTCGCAGCTCGATCGCACGATTTGCGCGTCCGCGGGGTCCGCGGGCCTCAAATATACATACGGTGCAGGACTCGGCATGCTCACCGAGTTCTTCTCCGAAAGCGAACTGATCCTGATCTGGGGCTCCAACCCGATCGCGTCGAACCTGCATTTCTGGACACGCGCGCAAGAGGCCAAGCGCAACGGCGCGCGCCTGATCGCGATCGACCCGTACCGCTCGCTCACGGCTGAAAAATGCCATCAGCACATTGCGCTGAAGCCCGGCACCGACGGCGCACTCGCGCTCGGCATGATGCACGTGCTGATCACCGAAGATCGGCTCGATCACGCCTACATTGCCGATCACACGCTCGGCTTCGAGCAGTTGAAGGCCCGCGCGCTGACCTACACGCCCGAACGCGTCGCGCAGATTTGCGGCCTGGAAAAAACCGGGATCGTCGAACTGGCGCGCGCTTACGGCAACACTCGCAAAGCCGCAATCCGACTCAACTACGGCGTCCAACGTGTGCGCGGCGGCGGCAATGCGGTGCGCGCGATTGCGTGTCTGCCATCGCTGACCGGCGCATGGCGCGAGCGCGCGGGCGGCGCGCTGTTGTCGTCCTCGGGATGGGCGCCGGTCGATTCGTTCGCGCTGGCCCGGCCCGATCTGATGCCGGGCTGGCCGTCGGCGCCGTCGCGCGTCATCAATATGAGTGCAATCGGCGACGCGTTGCTGCATCCGGGCGACGGCGGCAGCACCGGCGACACCAGCCAAACCAGCCAAACCCATGGCATTGCGCCATTCGGCGCGAAGGTCGAAGCAATCGTCGTCTACAACTCGAATCCGGTCGCGGTCGCGCCCGATTCGGAGCGCGTGGCCGCGGGTTTCGCACGCGAAGATCTCTTCACGATCGTCCTCGAGCATTTCCAGACCGACACCGCCGACTACGCCGACCTGCTGCTCCCCGCTACGACGCAGCTCGAGCATCTCGACGTACACAAGTCGTACGGCCACACGCACGTGATGGCGAACCTGCCGGCGATTGCGCCGGTCGGCGACGCGAAGCCGAACACCGAGATTTTCCGCGGCATCGCGCGGGCCATGGGCCTTACCGAGCCGGCGCTCTTTGAAACCGACGAAGAAGTGGCCGCCGCGGCCTTCCACTGGAACGATGACGCGCTCGCCGGAGTCGACTGGCCGACGCTCAAGCGCGCCGGCTGGGCGAAACTGCAGGTGCCGGACGCGCCGTTCGCGGCAGGCGGCTTTCGGACACCGTCGGGCAAATGCGAGTTCTACAGCGAACGGCTCGCGCAACAAGGCCTCGATCCGCTGCCCGACTACTTGCCGCCCTACGAGTCCGCGGAAAACGCGCCTGACCTCGCGTCCCGCTTTCCGCTCGCGATGATTTCGCCGCCGGCGCGCAACTTCCTGAACAGCACTTTCGTCAACGTCGAAAGCCTGCGGTCGACCGAAGGCGAACCGCATCTCGACATCCATCCCGCCGACGCGAGGCGCCGCGGCATCGACGAAGGTGCGCGGGTGCGCATCTTCAACGACCGCGGCTCGATGCAGGCGCGCGCCCGCGTGACCGACAAGGCGCGCGAAGGACTCGTCGTCGGCCTGTCGATCTGGTGGAAAAAACTCGCGCCGGACGGCCGCAACGCGAATCAGGTAACGAGCCAGGCGCTGACCGACCTCGGCGGCTCGGCAACCTTCTACGACTGTCTGGTCGAGGTCGAACGCGCGTAA
- the paaN gene encoding phenylacetic acid degradation protein PaaN produces MTHPLFSKHEDTLQKALAAIETRGYWSPFAEMPSPKVYGETANADGEAAFRAYLNSTFEIDQPTGGNTVGSESSPFGFPLGIRYPAANADALINAATTAQRGWRDAGPTAWIGTSLEILARLNRASFEIGYAIMHTTGQAFMMAFQAGGPHAQDRALEAIAYAWDQLRRVPSDAHWEKPQGKNPPLAMHKRFTVVPRGTGLVLGCCTFPTWNSYPGLFADLATGNTVIVKPHPGAILPLAITVRIAREVLREAGFDPNVVTLLATEPNDGELVQDLALRPQIKLIDFTGSTHNGIWLERNAHQAHVFTEKAGVNQIVIDSVDDIKAAARNIAFSLALYSGQMCTAPQNIYIPRAGVKTAEGTMRFDAVAQTLAAAVDKMLADPAKAVELLGAVQNEGVVQRIDEARKLGRVLLDSRVLTHPAFANARVRTPLILQLDAAADSAPLTKEWFGPISFVVATDSTHQSLELAARTAAEHGALTLSVYSTDDSVIEEAREASLRGGVALSINLTGGVFVNQSAAFSDFHGTGANPAANATLSDAAFVANRFRIVQSRAHVEPKPTAA; encoded by the coding sequence ATGACTCATCCGCTATTCAGCAAGCACGAAGACACGCTGCAAAAGGCGCTCGCCGCGATTGAAACGCGCGGCTACTGGAGTCCATTCGCCGAAATGCCGAGTCCCAAAGTGTACGGGGAAACGGCTAACGCCGATGGCGAAGCCGCGTTCCGTGCTTATCTGAACAGCACGTTCGAGATCGACCAGCCGACGGGCGGCAACACGGTCGGCTCCGAGTCGTCACCATTCGGTTTTCCGTTGGGCATCCGGTATCCGGCTGCCAATGCAGACGCGCTGATCAACGCCGCAACAACCGCTCAGCGTGGCTGGCGAGACGCGGGTCCGACGGCGTGGATCGGCACGAGCCTCGAAATACTTGCCCGGCTCAATCGGGCAAGCTTCGAGATCGGCTATGCGATCATGCACACGACCGGCCAGGCGTTCATGATGGCCTTTCAGGCGGGGGGTCCGCATGCACAGGACCGTGCGCTCGAGGCGATCGCTTATGCGTGGGATCAGTTGCGCCGCGTCCCGTCCGACGCGCACTGGGAAAAACCGCAAGGCAAAAACCCACCACTCGCGATGCATAAGCGCTTCACGGTCGTTCCGCGCGGCACCGGGCTCGTGCTCGGTTGCTGCACGTTTCCGACATGGAACAGCTATCCGGGCCTCTTCGCCGATCTTGCGACCGGCAACACAGTGATCGTCAAGCCGCATCCCGGTGCGATTCTGCCGCTCGCCATCACGGTACGCATTGCGCGCGAGGTCCTGCGCGAAGCGGGCTTCGACCCAAACGTCGTGACCCTGCTCGCAACCGAGCCGAATGACGGCGAACTGGTTCAGGATCTCGCATTGCGTCCGCAGATCAAGCTGATCGACTTCACCGGCAGCACGCACAACGGCATTTGGCTCGAACGCAACGCGCATCAGGCGCATGTGTTCACCGAAAAGGCCGGCGTCAACCAGATCGTGATCGACTCGGTCGACGACATCAAAGCTGCCGCACGCAACATCGCATTTTCACTGGCGTTGTATTCAGGCCAGATGTGCACCGCTCCGCAGAACATCTATATACCGCGCGCCGGCGTCAAGACCGCCGAAGGCACAATGCGCTTCGATGCCGTCGCGCAAACCTTGGCCGCCGCCGTCGACAAGATGCTCGCCGACCCGGCGAAAGCGGTCGAGCTTCTCGGCGCCGTGCAAAACGAAGGCGTCGTCCAGCGGATCGACGAAGCACGCAAGCTCGGCCGCGTGCTACTCGATAGCCGCGTGCTCACGCATCCTGCGTTCGCCAATGCGCGCGTGCGGACGCCGCTCATTCTGCAACTGGACGCCGCGGCAGATTCGGCCCCACTCACCAAAGAATGGTTCGGGCCGATCTCGTTCGTCGTCGCGACCGATTCCACCCATCAATCACTCGAGCTTGCCGCGCGTACGGCCGCCGAACACGGCGCGTTGACGCTCTCGGTCTACAGCACCGACGACAGCGTGATCGAGGAAGCACGTGAAGCGTCGCTGCGCGGCGGCGTTGCACTGTCGATCAATCTGACGGGCGGTGTTTTCGTCAATCAGTCCGCTGCGTTCTCCGACTTCCATGGCACGGGCGCGAACCCTGCGGCCAATGCGACGCTGAGCGACGCCGCGTTCGTTGCGAATCGATTCCGCATCGTTCAAAGCCGCGCTCATGTTGAACCAAAACCAACTGCCGCGTAA